One region of Hymenobacter sediminicola genomic DNA includes:
- a CDS encoding helix-turn-helix domain-containing protein: MPRKSTPSTALIAQVRKYFSLDQQALADYLSISRPYVADIEAGRRTLTGRVLLRLNPLAALLPAEAPARPAPEEAPPGAPALGPLEARLDMCRHQAGKLRRELQRLSAAYAQARHWQVVLPSLLATAEADAPAHQWLLARQHQTHATLHDADTAARYHLLRLRLQALETEAATLAVLLAGAAG; encoded by the coding sequence ATGCCCCGCAAATCCACTCCATCTACTGCACTGATAGCTCAGGTGCGCAAGTATTTCAGCCTTGATCAGCAGGCACTGGCCGATTATTTAAGCATCAGTCGGCCCTACGTCGCCGACATCGAAGCCGGCCGCCGCACACTCACCGGCCGGGTGCTGCTGCGCCTCAACCCACTGGCCGCGCTGCTGCCCGCCGAGGCCCCGGCCCGTCCGGCGCCCGAAGAAGCGCCGCCCGGTGCCCCGGCACTTGGCCCGCTGGAAGCCCGCCTCGATATGTGCCGCCACCAAGCCGGCAAGCTGCGCCGGGAGTTGCAGCGGTTGTCCGCGGCCTACGCCCAGGCCCGGCACTGGCAGGTGGTGCTGCCTAGCCTGCTGGCCACCGCCGAAGCGGATGCTCCCGCCCACCAGTGGCTGCTGGCGCGGCAGCACCAGACGCACGCCACCCTGCACGATGCCGACACCGCTGCCCGCTACCATCTGCTGCGGCTGCGCCTGCAAGCCCTCGAAACCGAAGCCGCCACGCTGGCCGTGCTGCTGGCCGGTGCGGCCGGTTAG
- a CDS encoding Eco57I restriction-modification methylase domain-containing protein, which yields MPALLPLFPAATLPAPFSHFDPAAALPDFADRVRHLRRWQQAIASGYVRSRKEEVLQAEFLNLLFGEVLGYEYQATDHRQLQLELKTLTDGTKPDGALGEFVAAPGGSLGGPVRAVVELKDARTSLDAKQRGGAGKGRQETPVEQAFSYPSKFGASCRWVLVSNFLELRLYSAQDQSRAEVFNLETLPDQPEQLRRFFALLLPTHLLPPAGRAEALLDEALQQRQQEETKITKAFYKDYSTARRQLLDHLIEQNPTVPPLDLLAHTQKLLDRVIFVCFCEDKNIIPRLTFRRLLDAVRQNVFDPADDKVYRTVRGLFHSIDKGNPLAGINRFNGGLFAEDAALDALLIKDRTLTPVIQLEQYDFASDLNVNILGHIFEQSLSDLEQERARLSGQAHDPRQGKRKQDGIFYTPEYITRYIVQQAVGGWLQERRREAGLDTLPELTDDDRATIRIGAGNKLVQPSARVQRHIAAWEQYGQRLEGIRVLDPACGSGAFLNEAFGYLLREGEQVNRELAGLRAGQYKVFDFDRHILQHNLYGVDLNPESVDITRLSLWLQTANPGKPLTSLDHSIRCGNSLISDPAVAGPRAFDWQAAFPEVFAQGGFDVVIGNPPYATGFPSEIKRYFTKQYETAQYQLDLYLLFIERGIKILNPAGFMSYIVPNSWMKNMMMSETRRFMLEHLQFLSITPNLSNVFPDASVDTMIYIAQRQKSDHEIKITEFADQETVEKHSINQERFLTNDNFIFNVESDEAVTTILAKARLNSKPLSELFDITRGINPYDKYRGQSEEVIRTKAYHANHKKDETFVPEIRGKHVGRYSHQWDGEHYISYGEWLAAPRDLKFFKGKRLVLRQVLGSKLFATVIEEDLKIDQSIFIALPILPENELSTSYVQAIVASGLMSFYFRYSSNEFDDLFPKIKIGEFKELPIKLISPTDQQPFIEAAESLLAGHKELHQAEAKAARLVRAELGLREPLSGKLALSQPWPVWSTALEKALGRKLSLSEKSNWVEYFTEFQAQQQQQRATLHQQDAALDQLVYQLYQLTPAEIALVEGRPAPTK from the coding sequence ATGCCCGCTTTATTACCGCTGTTTCCGGCCGCTACCCTGCCCGCCCCGTTTTCCCATTTCGACCCGGCCGCTGCCCTGCCCGACTTCGCGGATCGGGTGCGCCACCTGCGCCGCTGGCAGCAGGCCATAGCCAGCGGCTATGTGCGCAGCCGCAAAGAGGAAGTATTGCAGGCCGAGTTTCTGAACCTGCTCTTCGGGGAGGTGCTGGGCTACGAGTACCAGGCCACCGACCACCGCCAGCTGCAGCTGGAGCTGAAAACCCTCACCGACGGCACCAAACCCGACGGGGCGCTGGGCGAGTTTGTGGCCGCGCCCGGCGGCAGCCTCGGCGGGCCGGTGCGGGCGGTGGTAGAGCTGAAAGATGCCCGCACCTCGCTGGATGCCAAGCAGCGTGGCGGCGCGGGCAAGGGCCGCCAGGAGACACCCGTGGAGCAGGCCTTCAGCTACCCCAGCAAGTTTGGCGCGTCCTGCCGCTGGGTGCTGGTGAGCAACTTTCTGGAGCTGCGCCTTTACTCGGCCCAGGACCAGAGCCGCGCCGAGGTGTTCAACCTCGAAACCCTGCCCGACCAGCCCGAGCAGCTCCGGCGCTTCTTTGCCCTGCTGCTGCCCACCCACCTGCTGCCCCCGGCCGGCCGCGCCGAAGCGCTTCTCGATGAAGCCCTGCAACAGCGCCAGCAGGAGGAAACTAAAATCACGAAGGCCTTCTACAAAGACTACAGCACCGCCCGCCGCCAGCTCCTCGACCACCTGATTGAGCAGAACCCCACGGTGCCGCCGCTGGACCTGCTGGCCCACACCCAGAAGCTGCTCGACCGGGTGATTTTCGTGTGCTTCTGCGAAGACAAGAACATCATTCCGCGCCTCACCTTCCGGCGGCTGCTCGATGCCGTGCGCCAGAACGTGTTCGACCCCGCCGACGACAAGGTGTACCGCACCGTGCGCGGCCTGTTTCACAGCATTGATAAGGGCAACCCGCTGGCCGGCATCAACCGCTTCAACGGGGGGCTGTTTGCCGAAGACGCCGCCCTCGATGCGCTGCTGATCAAGGACCGCACCCTCACGCCCGTTATTCAGCTGGAGCAGTACGACTTTGCCTCCGACCTGAACGTGAACATCCTGGGGCACATCTTCGAGCAGAGCCTCTCGGACCTGGAGCAGGAGCGTGCCCGCCTCTCGGGGCAGGCCCACGACCCCAGGCAGGGCAAGCGCAAGCAGGACGGCATTTTTTATACCCCCGAGTATATCACACGCTACATTGTGCAGCAGGCCGTGGGCGGGTGGCTGCAGGAGCGCCGCCGCGAAGCCGGCCTCGACACGCTGCCTGAGCTGACCGACGACGACCGGGCCACCATCCGCATTGGAGCCGGCAACAAGCTGGTGCAGCCCTCGGCGCGGGTGCAGCGGCACATTGCGGCCTGGGAGCAGTACGGGCAGCGCCTGGAAGGCATCCGGGTGCTGGACCCGGCCTGCGGCTCGGGAGCGTTTCTGAACGAAGCCTTCGGGTACCTGCTGCGCGAGGGCGAGCAGGTGAACCGGGAGCTGGCCGGGCTGCGGGCCGGGCAGTACAAGGTGTTTGACTTCGACCGCCACATTTTGCAGCACAACCTCTACGGCGTCGACCTCAACCCAGAGTCGGTGGACATTACGCGCCTGAGCCTGTGGCTGCAAACCGCCAACCCCGGCAAGCCCCTCACCTCCCTCGACCACAGCATCCGCTGCGGCAACTCCCTCATCAGCGACCCGGCCGTGGCCGGCCCCCGCGCCTTCGACTGGCAAGCCGCCTTCCCGGAAGTATTCGCCCAGGGCGGGTTCGACGTGGTGATTGGCAACCCGCCGTATGCTACCGGCTTTCCGTCAGAAATCAAACGCTACTTCACGAAGCAGTACGAAACTGCCCAGTATCAACTGGATTTATACCTACTATTCATTGAGCGCGGAATTAAGATTTTAAACCCCGCAGGTTTCATGAGCTACATTGTTCCTAACTCTTGGATGAAGAATATGATGATGTCTGAAACGCGGCGATTTATGCTAGAGCATCTTCAGTTTCTGAGCATAACGCCTAACCTGTCAAATGTCTTTCCCGATGCGTCAGTGGATACTATGATTTACATAGCACAAAGACAGAAGTCAGATCATGAAATCAAGATTACTGAGTTTGCAGATCAAGAAACCGTTGAAAAGCACAGTATCAACCAAGAGCGTTTTCTAACCAACGACAATTTCATTTTCAATGTCGAGTCAGATGAGGCCGTTACTACCATTCTGGCCAAGGCTCGTCTTAACAGTAAGCCATTAAGTGAACTGTTTGATATTACTCGCGGCATCAACCCTTATGATAAGTACAGAGGTCAGTCAGAAGAAGTCATTCGGACTAAAGCATATCATGCTAACCATAAAAAGGACGAAACCTTTGTACCTGAGATTAGAGGGAAGCATGTTGGGCGTTATTCTCACCAATGGGATGGAGAGCACTACATAAGTTATGGCGAATGGTTAGCGGCTCCTAGGGACTTAAAATTCTTTAAAGGCAAACGGCTTGTCTTACGCCAGGTATTAGGAAGCAAACTATTTGCTACTGTAATCGAAGAGGACTTAAAAATTGACCAAAGCATATTCATTGCCTTACCTATACTACCGGAGAATGAGCTTAGCACATCTTATGTGCAGGCTATTGTAGCATCCGGTTTGATGAGTTTCTATTTCCGGTATTCGAGTAATGAGTTTGATGATTTGTTTCCCAAAATCAAGATTGGGGAATTTAAAGAGTTGCCCATAAAGCTCATTTCCCCCACCGATCAGCAACCGTTTATTGAGGCGGCAGAGTCGTTGCTGGCGGGGCACAAGGAGCTGCACCAGGCGGAGGCCAAGGCGGCGCGGCTGGTGCGGGCCGAGCTGGGGTTGCGTGAGCCCCTGAGCGGCAAGCTGGCCCTCAGCCAGCCCTGGCCCGTCTGGAGCACGGCCCTGGAGAAAGCCCTGGGCCGCAAGCTCAGCCTGAGTGAGAAAAGCAACTGGGTGGAATACTTCACTGAGTTTCAGGCGCAGCAACAGCAGCAGCGCGCCACCCTCCACCAGCAGGATGCCGCCCTCGACCAGCTCGTGTACCAGCTCTACCAGCTCACTCCCGCCGAAATTGCGTTGGTAGAAGGCCGCCCCGCTCCCACCAAATAA